Proteins encoded by one window of Dyella humicola:
- a CDS encoding SH3 domain-containing protein produces the protein MRLLHAATWLLAASLVVSPARAYNGGGQLPVPPSGVIGIDSETMLTPDFWIHQLAEPDRVLLGADAIASQNAQLFQVDPSMRDLRTLPAALMRDQVVAWIKNISELPKQPLYDEKGERVPADLLQQVSDGLALDGVPMEQHTRYGLVLHRAALRSFPTDLRVFTSADDSDIDRFQETAEFPGTPVVIAHESSDGQWLFVLSPRYAAWTRKDNIAEGSAEQVFGYAGRRPRRVVTGPQVVTVYSPEQPGVSQLQLDMGVAVPVMADHPADQPVNGESPYTSHVIELPIRTASGMLGFSPALIQRHADTAADYLPLTEANILHQAFKFLGERYGWGHAYDGRDCSGFVADVYRSMGVQMPRDTSRQAVSPALTHQVFTSKDRHDVRMKAVNALQVGDLVYIPGHVMMVIGRRGGEPYVIHDTTGISYRDDGGALREVKLNAVSVTPLLPLMLDSKHSYVDSMTSIVRVRP, from the coding sequence ATGCGATTGCTTCATGCTGCAACATGGCTTCTCGCCGCTTCCCTGGTTGTCTCACCGGCGCGGGCATACAACGGAGGTGGCCAGCTTCCGGTGCCACCCTCGGGCGTCATCGGCATAGACAGCGAAACCATGCTTACCCCGGACTTCTGGATTCATCAGCTCGCCGAACCTGATCGCGTGCTGCTCGGCGCGGACGCTATCGCGTCTCAGAATGCGCAGTTGTTCCAGGTTGATCCGTCCATGCGCGATCTGCGGACGCTGCCGGCGGCACTGATGCGCGATCAGGTCGTGGCATGGATCAAGAACATCTCCGAGCTGCCCAAGCAACCGCTGTACGACGAGAAGGGCGAGCGCGTTCCCGCTGACCTGCTCCAGCAAGTCAGCGACGGGCTCGCACTCGATGGCGTGCCGATGGAGCAACACACGCGCTACGGGCTGGTGCTGCATCGTGCCGCCTTGCGTAGCTTTCCGACCGACTTGCGGGTGTTCACCTCCGCAGACGACAGCGACATAGACCGTTTCCAGGAGACGGCCGAGTTTCCCGGTACGCCGGTGGTCATTGCGCATGAGAGCAGCGATGGCCAATGGTTGTTCGTGCTAAGCCCGCGTTATGCGGCGTGGACGCGCAAGGACAATATCGCCGAGGGTTCCGCCGAACAGGTCTTCGGCTATGCGGGACGGCGACCACGGCGCGTGGTAACGGGCCCTCAGGTGGTGACGGTCTATTCACCCGAGCAGCCGGGCGTGTCGCAATTGCAGCTCGATATGGGGGTTGCCGTACCCGTCATGGCCGATCATCCCGCCGACCAGCCAGTCAATGGCGAGTCGCCATATACCTCGCATGTGATCGAACTGCCGATACGGACGGCCAGCGGCATGCTTGGCTTCTCGCCTGCGCTGATCCAGCGCCATGCCGATACCGCCGCTGATTATCTGCCGCTCACCGAAGCCAACATCCTGCATCAGGCCTTCAAGTTCCTCGGTGAGCGCTATGGCTGGGGGCATGCCTACGACGGACGGGATTGCAGCGGTTTCGTGGCGGACGTCTATCGCAGCATGGGCGTGCAGATGCCGCGAGATACCAGCAGGCAGGCCGTCAGTCCGGCGCTGACGCATCAGGTCTTTACCAGCAAGGATCGCCACGACGTCCGCATGAAGGCGGTCAACGCATTGCAGGTAGGCGACCTGGTCTACATACCGGGTCACGTGATGATGGTGATTGGCCGGCGCGGGGGAGAACCGTACGTCATCCATGACACCACGGGTATCAGTTACCGCGATGACGGTGGTGCGTTGCGCGAGGTCAAGCTCAATGCGGTGTCGGTAACGCCCCTGCTGCCGCTCATGCTGGATAGCAAGCACTCTTATGTGGACAGCATGACAAGCATCGTGCGTGTCCGTCCCTGA
- a CDS encoding anthranilate synthase component II — translation MLLMIDNYDSFTFNLVQYLGELGQEVKVVRNDALDVAGIRALRPTHIMISPGPGTPDDSGVSLGVLSELAGEIPVFGVCLGHQAIGQVFGGKVIRAKQIMHGKTSPVRHRGKGVFAGLPDPFEATRYHSLVVEQSSLPDCLEVTAWTENPDGSIDEIMGLRHKTLNVEGVQFHPESILTQYGHDLLRNFLGLPLKLAA, via the coding sequence ATGCTGCTGATGATCGATAACTACGACAGCTTCACCTTCAACCTCGTGCAATACCTGGGCGAGTTGGGACAGGAGGTGAAAGTGGTGCGTAACGACGCGCTGGACGTGGCCGGCATCCGCGCGCTGCGGCCCACCCACATCATGATTTCGCCGGGGCCTGGTACGCCGGACGATTCAGGCGTGTCGCTGGGCGTGCTGAGCGAATTGGCCGGGGAGATCCCGGTGTTCGGCGTATGCCTGGGGCACCAGGCGATTGGCCAGGTCTTCGGCGGCAAGGTGATCCGCGCCAAGCAGATCATGCATGGCAAGACCTCGCCAGTACGCCATCGCGGCAAGGGCGTGTTCGCCGGTTTGCCCGATCCGTTCGAGGCCACGCGCTATCACTCGCTGGTGGTGGAGCAAAGCTCGCTGCCCGATTGCCTTGAAGTCACCGCGTGGACGGAAAATCCCGATGGGTCGATCGACGAAATCATGGGCCTGCGCCACAAGACGTTGAATGTCGAGGGCGTGCAGTTCCATCCGGAGTCGATCCTGACCCAGTACGGTCATGACTTGCTGCGCAATTTCCTCGGCCTTCCGCTGAAGCTGGCCGCATGA
- a CDS encoding L,D-transpeptidase family protein: MPHTHRRCGFRRLLACAIAIVALVSSTIVPAADGNAGWRDSRQMVLVVIPDWNTDHGVLRTYQRTGDTWHQVASAKPVTIGHAGAAWGLGLNDAQAEGPQKQEGDGRSAAGVYRIGEAFGYASKTDTQLPYRALQVSDYCMDVSGSPYYNRIVDTRQVGEQAVAGSSEPMRRDLHLNGDQLYRVGFVIEHNPQGREKAGSCIFAHVWKSPTDATAGCTAMPESVMRQLLAWLKPEDHPVFVLLPQNEYARLQSAWHLPALDHQP; this comes from the coding sequence ATGCCTCACACCCATCGCCGTTGCGGCTTCCGTCGACTCCTGGCTTGCGCCATCGCGATCGTTGCGCTCGTCAGCAGCACCATCGTTCCGGCGGCCGATGGCAACGCAGGCTGGCGCGATTCGCGCCAGATGGTGCTGGTCGTGATTCCCGACTGGAACACGGATCACGGCGTGTTACGCACGTACCAACGCACAGGCGATACGTGGCATCAGGTTGCCAGCGCGAAGCCCGTAACCATCGGGCACGCGGGTGCTGCGTGGGGTCTGGGTCTCAACGATGCTCAGGCGGAGGGTCCGCAAAAACAGGAGGGCGATGGTCGCAGCGCCGCTGGCGTGTATCGCATCGGCGAAGCGTTCGGTTATGCATCGAAGACCGATACGCAACTGCCGTATCGCGCACTGCAAGTGTCCGACTACTGCATGGATGTGAGTGGTTCGCCTTACTACAACCGGATCGTCGATACGCGCCAGGTGGGCGAGCAGGCCGTGGCCGGTTCCAGCGAGCCGATGCGGCGTGACCTGCATCTCAACGGCGACCAGCTCTACAGGGTGGGCTTCGTCATCGAACACAACCCCCAAGGGCGCGAAAAGGCAGGCAGCTGTATCTTTGCGCATGTGTGGAAATCGCCCACGGACGCCACCGCCGGCTGCACCGCGATGCCGGAGTCCGTGATGCGCCAGCTGCTGGCGTGGCTGAAGCCGGAGGATCACCCGGTCTTCGTGCTTTTGCCGCAAAACGAGTACGCGCGTTTGCAGTCGGCATGGCATCTGCCTGCGCTGGATCATCAACCCTGA